One region of Sulfurisphaera ohwakuensis genomic DNA includes:
- the nuoI gene encoding NADH-quinone oxidoreductase subunit NuoI — MDKVKEYKKEKNPFRLFVDHLNAVGTGIKYMIQPQRITLKYPEESLTLPTGYRGMIRLYKDICIGCTLCALICPADAMKMVTEGGKKFPSINYGRCVFCGFCVDVCPVDALKETRVHDAVFTNRRDLVFRPDRFDQDFDQPIPSQGIVKKVRAVVDEKKGIKYVPDE; from the coding sequence ATGGATAAAGTAAAAGAATATAAAAAAGAAAAAAATCCGTTTAGATTATTTGTAGATCATTTAAATGCAGTAGGAACTGGAATAAAGTACATGATACAACCTCAAAGGATAACATTAAAATATCCAGAAGAATCGCTAACATTACCAACTGGTTATAGAGGAATGATAAGGTTATACAAAGATATTTGTATAGGGTGTACTTTATGTGCATTAATTTGCCCAGCAGACGCAATGAAAATGGTAACTGAGGGAGGAAAGAAGTTTCCCTCAATTAACTATGGTAGATGTGTATTCTGTGGTTTTTGTGTTGATGTCTGTCCAGTTGACGCCTTAAAGGAGACTAGGGTTCATGATGCTGTATTTACCAATAGGAGAGATTTAGTATTTAGACCAGATAGGTTTGATCAAGATTTTGATCAACCGATACCTTCTCAAGGTATAGTGAAAAAAGTTAGAGCTGTTGTTGACGAAAAGAAGGGGATCAAATATGTCCCTGATGAGTGA
- a CDS encoding NADH-quinone oxidoreductase subunit D, whose protein sequence is MEVDIVPVEGELNVGPQHPGSGHMRIYVKLNGDIIVDADLDVGYVHRSVEKLSEVRNYMHLIPLVERPAILDSIHMNLGYIMAVEKILGVDVPERAQYLRTLAAEINRIASHLYGTGILAIFLGHSTGFMWGFGDREVWVEILQALTGARVTNSYIIPGGVRRDLTPAIKEMIEKAIAYQRKKVQDWYKIFVKNPNIRDRLENVGVMTRENAIKWGAVGPNLRASGVYYDVRKIEPYAAYDKVDFEIPVYKEGDAYARLLVRFEEIEQSMRILEQVIKNIPEGNILSDRFFKQIPPTRLKKWWEGQRRVVFPGYYASFRPPRGEAISRVEAARGELVYYVVSDGSPHPYRLRMITPSYRLIYVFKELAKGARYADLVAIYGSLDYFPPEADR, encoded by the coding sequence ATGGAAGTTGATATTGTTCCGGTAGAGGGAGAACTTAATGTAGGTCCTCAGCATCCTGGCTCTGGACATATGAGAATTTATGTTAAACTTAATGGTGATATTATTGTTGATGCCGACTTAGATGTTGGTTATGTTCATAGGTCTGTTGAAAAACTAAGTGAAGTAAGAAATTATATGCATTTAATACCTTTAGTAGAAAGACCTGCGATCTTAGATTCTATACATATGAACTTAGGATATATTATGGCTGTTGAAAAAATTTTAGGAGTTGACGTGCCAGAAAGAGCACAATACTTACGCACATTAGCAGCTGAGATTAATAGAATTGCAAGCCACTTATATGGTACTGGTATATTAGCAATATTTTTAGGTCACTCAACTGGTTTTATGTGGGGTTTTGGAGATAGAGAAGTATGGGTGGAAATACTTCAAGCACTAACTGGTGCAAGGGTTACAAATTCTTACATTATTCCAGGCGGAGTTAGAAGAGATCTTACACCAGCTATTAAAGAAATGATAGAAAAGGCAATTGCTTATCAAAGGAAAAAAGTACAAGATTGGTATAAAATTTTTGTGAAGAATCCAAATATAAGGGATAGATTAGAAAATGTTGGTGTTATGACTAGAGAGAATGCAATTAAATGGGGAGCAGTAGGACCTAACTTAAGAGCCTCTGGGGTGTATTATGATGTTAGAAAAATAGAGCCTTATGCTGCTTATGATAAGGTGGATTTTGAGATACCAGTGTATAAAGAAGGAGATGCCTATGCTAGATTATTAGTTAGATTTGAAGAAATAGAACAAAGTATGAGAATTTTAGAACAAGTAATAAAGAATATTCCAGAGGGTAATATATTAAGCGACAGATTCTTTAAACAAATTCCTCCGACTAGATTAAAGAAATGGTGGGAAGGACAAAGAAGAGTTGTATTTCCAGGTTATTATGCCTCATTCAGACCTCCAAGGGGAGAAGCAATTTCTAGGGTTGAGGCTGCTAGAGGAGAACTAGTTTATTATGTAGTTAGTGATGGTTCTCCTCATCCATATAGGTTAAGAATGATTACCCCTTCATATCGTTTAATATATGTTTTTAAGGAATTAGCTAAGGGAGCACGTTATGCTGATCTAGTTGCAATATATGGTAGTTTAGATTATTTCCCTCCGGAGGCTGATAGATAA
- a CDS encoding DUF2175 domain-containing protein, translating to MSRPQTKWTCGFCGKPIYWDELFTFLSNKAVVHYTCLRERATKTSKINPEVLKVVLDSLEDELNKIVIYKQRLNQVGDNEDIKKVLDQTEKDAEKNAAQLTRLVEKLSGVLS from the coding sequence ATGAGTAGACCACAAACTAAATGGACATGTGGATTTTGTGGAAAACCTATATATTGGGATGAATTATTTACATTTTTGTCAAATAAAGCAGTAGTGCACTATACATGCTTGAGAGAAAGAGCGACAAAAACAAGTAAAATAAATCCAGAAGTTTTAAAAGTAGTATTAGATTCGTTAGAAGATGAATTAAATAAGATTGTAATCTACAAACAGAGACTAAATCAAGTTGGAGACAATGAAGATATTAAGAAAGTTTTAGATCAAACAGAAAAAGATGCAGAAAAAAATGCAGCCCAACTTACTCGATTAGTAGAAAAGTTAAGTGGAGTATTATCTTAG
- a CDS encoding NADH-quinone oxidoreductase subunit K: MILPYFGLVIGIILGSIGVYGLLNSKNIVRILLSSEIIFNSSILLVFSASAILGRVYLPIVFSIFAVSMGLVEVVVAFAAIILYYRNKNSLEVE; this comes from the coding sequence ATGATTCTTCCTTACTTTGGTTTGGTTATAGGTATAATTCTTGGAAGTATAGGAGTATATGGATTACTAAATAGTAAAAATATAGTAAGAATACTTCTGTCATCAGAAATTATATTTAATTCTTCAATACTACTTGTTTTTTCGGCTTCTGCAATACTAGGTAGAGTTTATCTTCCTATTGTTTTTTCTATTTTTGCTGTTAGTATGGGATTAGTCGAAGTTGTAGTTGCTTTTGCAGCTATAATTCTTTATTATAGGAATAAAAATTCTCTAGAGGTGGAATAA
- the nuoH gene encoding NADH-quinone oxidoreductase subunit NuoH produces MDVLSAIRYYFFYPSFFAVIIFPGLIFTTIILLLTIWFERKAAARVQMRYGPLYVSKRTGGITQLIADAIRLVFSEIIIPTGVNPTLYVLAPIFPITFSFIPMALIPFSAIPQGGSVLSPYFHFFYDPNINSGIFVGYFLPYNMILILGLSSVVPVFILLQAWATNNRFAIVGAVREALLSVSYDVLLVMSVVAIAIEYHTLDIAKVVESGIPGIVANPLAAIVFLVGMLMGTGRFPFEIVEAESELVVGPSTEYSGFLFVLAMGGSYISTFALSFVFSDLFLGGWLPLNGLPGALINAIKAIIVLWFTVFLRSVYGRYRIDQALRGSWKYLLPVAFASLVLGLVVGWLWIK; encoded by the coding sequence GTGGATGTACTTTCAGCTATTAGATACTATTTCTTTTATCCATCTTTTTTTGCAGTAATTATATTTCCCGGATTAATATTTACTACAATAATATTATTACTTACAATATGGTTTGAGAGGAAAGCTGCTGCCAGAGTTCAGATGAGATATGGCCCTCTATATGTATCGAAAAGGACTGGTGGTATTACACAGTTGATAGCTGATGCTATAAGGTTGGTATTCTCAGAAATAATTATCCCAACTGGAGTAAATCCTACGCTTTATGTTTTAGCTCCAATATTTCCTATAACATTCAGTTTTATACCAATGGCTCTTATACCATTTTCTGCAATACCCCAAGGTGGTTCAGTATTATCACCATACTTCCATTTCTTCTATGACCCTAACATAAATAGTGGAATCTTTGTAGGCTACTTCTTGCCGTATAATATGATTTTAATTTTAGGATTATCTTCTGTTGTTCCAGTATTTATATTGCTTCAAGCATGGGCTACTAATAACAGATTCGCTATTGTAGGTGCAGTTAGGGAAGCCTTATTGTCCGTGTCATATGATGTTCTTTTAGTAATGTCAGTTGTTGCAATTGCAATAGAATATCATACGTTAGATATTGCTAAGGTTGTAGAATCTGGAATACCTGGCATCGTTGCTAATCCTCTAGCTGCTATCGTTTTTCTAGTCGGTATGCTAATGGGAACTGGAAGATTTCCGTTTGAGATTGTTGAGGCTGAGAGCGAATTAGTTGTAGGTCCTTCAACAGAGTATAGTGGCTTTTTATTCGTTTTAGCGATGGGAGGAAGCTATATTTCGACTTTTGCATTATCATTTGTTTTCTCTGATCTCTTCTTGGGCGGATGGCTTCCGTTAAATGGTTTACCAGGGGCTCTAATAAATGCAATAAAGGCTATAATTGTTTTATGGTTTACTGTATTTTTAAGAAGTGTTTATGGCAGATATAGGATTGATCAAGCCTTAAGGGGTTCTTGGAAATATTTACTTCCCGTAGCTTTTGCCTCTTTAGTTTTAGGTTTGGTGGTGGGATGGTTATGGATAAAGTAA
- a CDS encoding NADH-quinone oxidoreductase subunit J: protein MSLMSDFQVSFFVFFGIISIASALFITRQKNVFYAAIGLVFLGISVAAMIALINFAYSFYSAFHILLYVGSTVVFLAISLVMFRGLNVKEVKISWAPIIALLVGVFVFIDIFATFSSITPVSTLEIFSLQTLANEILQNYWFPALILIIALLTTMIEAISLARRD, encoded by the coding sequence ATGTCCCTGATGAGTGATTTTCAAGTTTCATTTTTTGTATTTTTTGGAATAATAAGTATTGCTTCTGCACTGTTTATAACTAGGCAAAAGAATGTATTTTATGCAGCGATAGGTCTAGTATTTTTAGGAATATCCGTTGCTGCTATGATAGCGTTAATTAATTTTGCTTACTCGTTTTATTCAGCATTTCATATTTTACTCTATGTTGGTTCAACTGTAGTGTTTTTAGCAATTTCTCTAGTAATGTTTAGAGGGTTAAATGTTAAAGAGGTTAAGATAAGTTGGGCTCCTATAATAGCGTTGCTTGTTGGTGTTTTCGTATTTATTGATATATTTGCTACTTTCTCTAGTATAACACCAGTTTCAACATTAGAGATCTTTAGTTTACAAACTTTAGCTAATGAAATTTTACAAAACTATTGGTTCCCAGCACTTATCCTAATAATAGCACTTTTAACAACTATGATTGAGGCTATATCTCTCGCACGGAGGGATTAA
- the thyX gene encoding FAD-dependent thymidylate synthase codes for MNVKLVSYTRDGEKVVAIASKMSRSRKGWDYHEKTMTDEEIEVWIRDAILHGYWSVLEHSIYTFSIEGISRVASHQLVRHRIASYTQMSHRFAKPIDEYYKPITPPSVEKRAKEIIEKAYQEAYENYFKLLQDGVPEEDARYVLPNGVNTNIVVTMNARELYNFFALRLCSRAQWEIRAIAWKMLEEVKKVHPRLFRYVGPNCIIHENFIRNEPITLDDVLQKDNIEFISQRCIEGVMRDGILKCIRNSKHVLEYLK; via the coding sequence ATGAATGTTAAACTTGTTTCTTATACTCGTGATGGAGAAAAAGTTGTAGCAATAGCTTCTAAGATGAGTAGAAGTAGAAAGGGTTGGGACTATCACGAAAAAACAATGACTGATGAAGAAATTGAGGTTTGGATCAGAGATGCAATTCTGCACGGGTACTGGAGTGTTCTTGAGCATAGTATTTACACTTTTTCTATAGAGGGGATTAGCAGGGTAGCATCTCACCAGTTAGTTAGACATAGGATAGCCTCTTACACTCAAATGAGTCACAGATTTGCTAAGCCTATAGATGAGTACTATAAACCGATAACCCCGCCATCAGTAGAAAAGAGAGCTAAAGAAATTATAGAAAAAGCATATCAGGAAGCCTATGAAAACTATTTCAAACTCCTTCAAGATGGTGTACCAGAAGAGGATGCTAGATATGTTTTACCTAATGGTGTAAATACTAACATAGTCGTCACAATGAATGCTAGAGAATTATACAATTTCTTTGCACTTAGACTTTGTTCAAGGGCTCAATGGGAAATTAGGGCTATTGCATGGAAGATGTTGGAAGAAGTTAAAAAAGTTCATCCCAGACTCTTCCGTTATGTAGGTCCTAATTGTATAATTCATGAAAACTTCATTAGAAACGAACCTATTACTTTAGACGATGTACTACAAAAGGACAATATAGAGTTTATATCTCAACGTTGTATTGAAGGGGTTATGAGGGATGGAATTTTAAAATGTATAAGAAATTCTAAGCATGTTTTGGAATATTTAAAGTAA
- the ndhC gene encoding NADH-quinone oxidoreductase subunit A translates to MALTQALLAFGLPVILFLIAGYGGYKILSMVVPSEYNPVKVSRFEAGNIPYGEGRLWFPLQYYGYVLVYTSIEPIVVLFFAISEAAYTTSFILFRDLLILILSSIVILYPILYYAVKQVNTIEYWLLR, encoded by the coding sequence ATGGCATTAACTCAAGCATTACTAGCTTTTGGACTTCCAGTTATTTTGTTCCTTATAGCTGGATATGGTGGTTATAAGATACTTTCCATGGTTGTGCCTAGCGAATATAATCCAGTTAAGGTTAGTAGATTCGAAGCTGGTAATATACCATACGGTGAAGGTAGACTTTGGTTCCCTCTTCAATATTATGGGTATGTTTTAGTATATACTTCTATTGAGCCTATTGTAGTTTTGTTCTTTGCTATATCGGAAGCTGCTTATACAACCTCGTTTATCCTATTTAGAGATCTTTTAATACTTATATTGTCAAGCATTGTAATTTTATATCCAATACTTTATTACGCAGTAAAACAAGTGAACACAATAGAGTATTGGCTTTTAAGGTGA
- a CDS encoding DUF364 domain-containing protein: MILDEIIEELKFAVKGKKLINTCVGITYTASLLNDGSLGIAHTIPDGSNSLAGELLGMNLEDVISLLKNNSIERGVLLSILNAVSEITNPQEGDPLDLLEGGKLCVFGYAPRIDTTKFSSIIVYDFLSTQERNQGKVVIKPFSTFRGEVCDSAVIFGSALVNGSIDSIVKSISTNNLVLEGISSVFAPKTLKNYGFNMIGKIVAIDKLKAFRIVCEGGDPSKLATYTRKIYAKLD, from the coding sequence ATGATTTTAGATGAGATTATCGAGGAATTAAAGTTTGCTGTTAAAGGAAAGAAACTTATTAACACATGTGTTGGAATAACATATACTGCATCGCTATTAAATGATGGAAGTTTAGGGATTGCACACACTATACCAGACGGTTCTAATTCTTTAGCTGGTGAATTATTAGGAATGAACCTAGAGGATGTGATTAGTCTATTAAAAAATAATTCAATTGAAAGGGGTGTACTTCTCTCAATATTGAACGCAGTTAGTGAGATAACTAATCCTCAAGAGGGAGATCCCTTAGATCTTCTTGAAGGTGGAAAATTATGTGTTTTCGGTTATGCTCCTAGAATAGATACTACTAAATTCTCCTCTATAATAGTCTATGATTTTCTATCTACTCAGGAGAGAAACCAAGGGAAAGTAGTGATTAAACCTTTTTCAACTTTTCGTGGCGAAGTTTGTGATTCTGCTGTTATATTTGGTTCTGCATTGGTCAATGGTTCAATAGATTCCATAGTAAAATCTATTTCTACGAACAATTTAGTCCTAGAAGGAATATCTTCTGTTTTTGCTCCTAAAACTTTAAAGAATTATGGATTTAATATGATAGGAAAAATAGTAGCTATAGATAAACTAAAGGCATTTAGAATTGTATGTGAAGGCGGCGATCCTAGTAAGTTGGCTACATATACAAGAAAAATTTACGCTAAATTAGATTGA
- a CDS encoding NADH-quinone oxidoreductase subunit C: MAQTVQSILNSIFSQVQSKFKVTGKVESDKRASIQVDRSQIVEVADFLKSLGFDHVKSVTAIDYPDAQEFEVVYHISSYSNIDLAKTIVALRTRVKYDDPKLPSLYKIWESVWTGERETYEMYGIIFEGHPDLRRLFLPEDFEGVYPMRKSYKIKTEGLFVDKPS, encoded by the coding sequence ATGGCTCAAACTGTTCAATCTATATTAAATTCTATATTTTCTCAAGTTCAAAGCAAATTTAAAGTTACTGGAAAAGTAGAGAGTGATAAAAGGGCATCTATTCAAGTAGATAGATCTCAGATAGTTGAAGTAGCAGATTTTCTTAAAAGTCTTGGTTTTGATCATGTTAAAAGCGTCACTGCAATTGACTATCCAGATGCTCAAGAGTTTGAAGTAGTTTATCATATCTCTTCTTATTCAAATATTGATTTAGCTAAAACTATTGTGGCCTTAAGAACAAGAGTAAAATATGATGATCCTAAATTGCCTTCTTTATATAAGATTTGGGAAAGTGTTTGGACTGGGGAAAGGGAAACATATGAAATGTATGGAATAATATTTGAGGGTCATCCAGATTTAAGAAGGCTATTTTTACCAGAAGATTTTGAAGGTGTTTATCCCATGAGAAAGAGCTATAAGATTAAGACGGAGGGGTTATTTGTTGACAAACCAAGCTGA